Proteins encoded in a region of the Chryseobacterium piperi genome:
- a CDS encoding NAD(P)H-dependent oxidoreductase, with translation METQNVLVINGHPDKISFNEEIAQTYLKEMEELGIKATYLPLRDLNFDPNLKYGYRVVSQLEPDLEHAIGLIKRSTHIVWIHPLWWFGLPAMMKGFIDRTFLPGVGFKYIDGKLKPLFTEKSARIISTGDGDAETYEKVFHNSGIVQLKTGILEFTGMEPVSVNYIESLIEKTPEEIVAYLDVVKAAAQEDFEMITNKVMA, from the coding sequence ATGGAAACACAAAATGTATTAGTCATTAACGGACACCCGGACAAAATCAGTTTTAATGAAGAAATAGCTCAGACTTATCTTAAGGAAATGGAGGAACTTGGAATCAAAGCGACTTATCTGCCTTTAAGAGATCTGAATTTCGATCCTAACTTAAAATACGGTTACAGAGTAGTAAGTCAATTGGAGCCGGATTTAGAACATGCTATAGGATTAATTAAAAGAAGCACTCACATCGTTTGGATTCATCCATTATGGTGGTTTGGACTTCCTGCAATGATGAAAGGATTTATTGACCGTACTTTCCTGCCAGGGGTTGGATTCAAATATATTGATGGAAAATTAAAACCATTATTCACAGAGAAATCAGCAAGAATCATCAGTACAGGAGATGGCGATGCAGAAACATATGAAAAAGTATTTCATAATTCAGGAATAGTACAATTAAAAACAGGGATTTTGGAGTTTACAGGAATGGAACCTGTTTCAGTTAATTATATCGAATCTCTTATAGAAAAAACACCTGAAGAGATTGTGGCTTATCTTGATGTTGTAAAAGCTGCTGCTCAAGAAGATTTTGAAATGATTACTAACAAAGTGATGGCTTAA
- a CDS encoding TetR/AcrR family transcriptional regulator produces MSKKNTKDYILTEAMQILKNEGSCGVSMRKVACACDISLSNLQYHYTNKTILFQELTAQFFKQCEENLLKEWEILSSDKSLSTEEFISKLLIILLEDDENGIDYYLYREIWALSLRDPELADSVNTFYRRYVELIAKLVGQVKQSSPEKVASLLVSFQEGYSIVRNAMPLDFKKTIEMLTKIIINL; encoded by the coding sequence ATGAGCAAAAAAAATACAAAAGACTATATACTTACAGAAGCTATGCAAATATTAAAAAACGAGGGCAGCTGCGGGGTTTCCATGCGGAAAGTTGCCTGTGCGTGTGATATTTCTCTAAGTAACCTTCAGTATCATTATACCAATAAAACAATTTTATTTCAAGAGCTTACCGCTCAATTTTTTAAGCAGTGTGAAGAAAATCTTTTGAAGGAATGGGAAATATTATCATCTGATAAAAGCCTTTCAACAGAGGAATTTATAAGTAAACTACTGATCATTCTTTTAGAAGATGATGAAAATGGAATAGATTACTACTTATATAGAGAAATATGGGCATTATCTCTGAGAGATCCGGAACTTGCTGATTCAGTGAATACATTTTACAGAAGATATGTAGAGCTAATTGCTAAGTTGGTCGGGCAAGTGAAACAATCATCCCCTGAAAAAGTTGCCAGCCTTCTGGTTTCTTTTCAGGAAGGCTATTCTATCGTAAGAAACGCAATGCCATTAGACTTCAAAAAAACAATAGAAATGCTGACAAAAATTATTATTAATTTATAA